The Bradyrhizobium sp. WBAH42 genome includes a window with the following:
- a CDS encoding ABC transporter ATP-binding protein: MSRFHIGPRVDAFRDVLAFTGSHWSWQPARVAIIMIAMFACTLADVLTPLYTGRLVDAVANAAATEAVAWHAALAAFYMLVGLALGAIVMRHVAFTCIIDLTLKMLCGISSDAFDRVQRFSTDWHANGFTGSTVRQITRGMGALDLLNSTILIALFPSLIMLIGSAVLLGWHWPMMGLIIACGSLAYVGLTITLSLRYIAPSASLANSWDSRLGGALADAISCNPVVKGFAAEQRENERLAKVIAKWRRRMRRSWVRGAISGTMQGATLLALRAAVICYALLLCSRGQATAGDIALVLTSFFVLQGYLRDVGMHVRNVQRSVNDMEELVYIQSQPLDIADCPEAKQIRIMKGRIDFKKVHFHYGNDGLPLFRDFSVSIKAGERVGLVGPSGSGKTTFVKLIQRLYDVNGGRIQIDEQDISKVTQASLRSQIAVVQQECLLFHRTLAENIAYGQPGASQAEIEEAAQLASAHEFIARLPKGYGTLVGERGIKLSGGERQRVAIARAFLADAPILILDEATSSLDTESEVLIQNAMERLMVGRTTLIIAHRLSTVRALDRLLVFDRGRIIEEGDHAALIHLNSGIYRRLFERQRWSVAKELL, from the coding sequence ATGAGCCGTTTCCATATTGGCCCGCGCGTCGATGCTTTTCGCGACGTTCTCGCCTTCACTGGCAGCCACTGGAGCTGGCAGCCGGCCCGGGTCGCAATTATCATGATCGCGATGTTCGCCTGCACATTGGCTGACGTGCTGACGCCGCTCTATACGGGCCGGCTGGTCGACGCAGTTGCGAACGCAGCTGCAACGGAGGCCGTCGCATGGCATGCCGCGCTTGCCGCGTTCTACATGCTGGTTGGGCTCGCACTCGGAGCCATTGTTATGCGTCACGTTGCCTTCACCTGCATCATCGATCTGACGCTGAAGATGTTGTGCGGCATCTCGAGCGACGCATTTGATCGGGTCCAGCGCTTTTCGACCGATTGGCATGCCAACGGTTTCACCGGCTCGACGGTACGCCAGATCACGCGCGGCATGGGCGCGCTCGACCTATTGAACAGCACGATCCTCATCGCGTTGTTCCCCTCGCTCATCATGCTCATCGGTTCGGCCGTGCTGCTCGGTTGGCACTGGCCGATGATGGGCCTTATCATTGCCTGCGGCTCTCTCGCCTATGTCGGATTGACGATCACGTTATCACTCAGATATATCGCGCCGTCGGCGAGCCTTGCGAACAGCTGGGATAGCAGGCTTGGCGGCGCGCTCGCCGACGCGATCAGTTGCAACCCGGTGGTCAAAGGCTTCGCAGCCGAACAACGGGAAAACGAGCGCCTCGCAAAGGTCATCGCGAAGTGGCGACGTCGGATGCGTCGGAGCTGGGTGCGTGGAGCGATCAGCGGCACGATGCAAGGCGCAACTCTGCTCGCGCTCCGGGCGGCGGTGATCTGCTATGCCTTGCTTCTGTGCTCACGCGGCCAGGCAACCGCGGGCGATATCGCCCTGGTGCTTACCTCTTTCTTTGTGCTGCAGGGTTACCTGCGCGACGTGGGCATGCACGTCCGCAACGTGCAGCGCTCAGTGAATGATATGGAGGAGCTGGTCTATATCCAGAGCCAGCCGCTCGACATTGCTGATTGTCCCGAGGCTAAGCAGATCCGGATCATGAAGGGTCGCATCGATTTTAAGAAAGTCCATTTCCACTATGGAAATGATGGATTGCCGCTCTTCAGGGACTTCTCAGTGTCGATAAAGGCCGGCGAACGGGTCGGTCTGGTCGGCCCCTCCGGCTCCGGCAAGACCACATTTGTGAAGCTCATCCAGCGGCTTTACGACGTGAACGGCGGTCGGATCCAGATCGATGAGCAAGACATTTCGAAGGTGACGCAGGCTTCGCTGCGCTCTCAGATTGCGGTTGTGCAGCAGGAATGCCTCTTGTTCCACCGAACGCTAGCCGAGAACATAGCTTACGGCCAGCCGGGCGCCAGCCAGGCCGAGATTGAGGAGGCAGCACAACTCGCCAGCGCGCATGAATTCATCGCGCGCCTGCCGAAGGGTTATGGTACGCTGGTCGGTGAGCGCGGCATAAAGCTTTCCGGTGGCGAGCGCCAGCGGGTGGCGATCGCGCGCGCCTTCCTTGCGGACGCGCCGATTCTAATTCTGGACGAGGCAACCTCGAGCCTTGATACGGAGTCGGAAGTGCTGATCCAGAACGCGATGGAGCGGCTAATGGTCGGGCGCACCACGCTGATCATCGCGCACCGGCTCTCGACCGTGCGCGCGCTCGATCGGCTACTCGTCTTCGATCGCGGCCGTATCATCGAGGAGGGCGACCACGCCGCGCTAATTCATCTAAACAGCGGCATCTACCGCCGTCTTTTCGAGCGGCAGCGCTGGAGCGTGGCTAAGGAGCTGCTTTGA
- a CDS encoding phosphoribosyltransferase domain-containing protein: MLSFLDSFGIEPQMAHKARLLGRADVGPPSPRHDRSRHLRMLTAADRTQSIQLATGRLDIAVDKAAWPLDSLCAFAARENPRRGFLVVSRVLGRHLPATPQMMRQSARDLAARLPDDLPGPVLVVGLAETAVCLAQTVHEEFRLATGRVDIHFLHSTRQQLDHPLLCRFEEPHSHASAHLIYRPALPEPRSLVLVDDEISTGTTLCNLAQALATAWPRIEAMAVATLTDWSAGKAWQARMPRPTCIAALLRGRMEWTQETTTVLNSAFDTAAASLGRMATHRNFGRLGLDRPVLPEPDTAVPEILGPLRIIGTGEFTYPPFLLAERLAEEGHDVVVQATGRSPALPGAAMATKLRFADNYGTGVPNYLYNADRADGRANWIAHETGAATIDPGLIAALRAELIGWTA, encoded by the coding sequence ATGCTCAGCTTCCTCGATTCGTTTGGCATTGAGCCGCAGATGGCGCACAAAGCGCGGCTGCTTGGCCGCGCAGACGTGGGTCCGCCAAGCCCGCGACATGATCGCTCGCGTCACCTGCGAATGTTGACCGCCGCCGACAGGACCCAGTCGATCCAGTTGGCTACGGGCCGGCTCGATATCGCCGTGGACAAGGCAGCCTGGCCGCTGGACAGCCTTTGCGCGTTTGCGGCGCGCGAAAATCCGCGGCGGGGGTTCCTGGTCGTATCCCGCGTGCTAGGGCGCCATTTGCCCGCCACGCCGCAGATGATGCGGCAGAGCGCCCGCGATCTCGCGGCGCGGCTTCCTGACGATCTACCGGGGCCGGTGCTCGTCGTCGGCCTGGCCGAGACCGCCGTGTGCCTTGCCCAGACGGTGCACGAGGAATTTCGCCTCGCAACGGGCCGGGTCGACATCCACTTCCTGCATTCGACGCGACAGCAACTGGATCATCCGTTGCTGTGCCGCTTCGAAGAACCGCACAGCCACGCCTCCGCGCATCTGATCTACAGGCCGGCGCTTCCGGAGCCGCGATCACTGGTATTGGTCGACGACGAGATCTCGACAGGAACGACCCTTTGCAACCTCGCCCAGGCGCTCGCCACTGCTTGGCCGCGGATCGAAGCGATGGCGGTAGCGACGCTGACCGACTGGTCGGCCGGCAAGGCGTGGCAAGCACGCATGCCGCGTCCCACGTGCATCGCGGCGCTGCTGCGCGGACGCATGGAGTGGACGCAGGAGACGACGACGGTGCTCAACAGCGCGTTCGACACCGCTGCCGCTTCACTCGGGCGCATGGCGACGCATCGCAATTTCGGTCGGCTGGGACTCGACCGGCCCGTCTTGCCCGAACCCGATACCGCTGTGCCCGAGATCCTCGGCCCACTGCGGATCATCGGAACCGGCGAGTTCACCTATCCCCCATTCCTGCTGGCGGAACGCCTCGCAGAAGAAGGGCATGATGTCGTCGTGCAGGCGACCGGCCGAAGCCCCGCACTCCCCGGTGCCGCGATGGCGACCAAGCTCCGCTTTGCCGACAATTATGGAACGGGCGTGCCCAATTACCTCTACAATGCCGACCGGGCCGATGGACGCGCGAACTGGATCGCGCATGAGACCGGCGCGGCGACAATCGACCCCGGGCTGATTGCCGCTCTCCGTGCCGAACTGATCGGCTGGACGGCATGA
- a CDS encoding cysteine protease StiP domain-containing protein, producing the protein MRTEVAPPFSGSYDPADVTFLLKPVVMAPTSVAEKEAAIQSGRHHYSEMIAPERVPDDSYLSLYHAALARNGARLAQDVATLAAQLAARRPGRELVIVSLARAGTPIGVLLARTLRAHGHRAAHYSISIIRDRGVDRVALAHIAGRHDPRDAVFVDGWTGKGAIAGELRAALTNAPFGFTPDLAVIADPAGQADIAATADDYLIASGLLNGIVSGLVSRSILNAASVGPGDFHACVTYPQYAGADLSRAFVDTIAPLAAAAIPQPVDGHGARRAALKQECEAMMRQLLAESGTRDRNRIKPGIAEATRALLRRVPERLLVRDFEDADVGHLLHLAAAHAIPVDTLGGESQYRAVAIIRSLGDDA; encoded by the coding sequence ATGCGGACTGAGGTCGCGCCCCCGTTCTCGGGCAGCTACGACCCGGCCGACGTCACCTTCCTGCTCAAGCCAGTGGTAATGGCCCCGACTTCCGTCGCCGAAAAGGAAGCGGCGATCCAGTCCGGCCGCCACCACTATTCGGAGATGATCGCGCCGGAGAGGGTGCCGGACGACAGCTATCTATCCCTCTATCACGCCGCGCTTGCGCGGAACGGTGCCCGCCTGGCGCAGGATGTCGCCACCCTCGCTGCGCAGCTCGCCGCACGCAGGCCGGGGCGCGAGCTGGTAATCGTCTCGCTGGCGCGTGCGGGGACGCCGATCGGCGTCTTGCTCGCGCGGACCTTGCGGGCGCACGGACATCGCGCAGCCCATTATTCAATCAGCATTATCCGCGATCGGGGTGTCGACCGCGTCGCGCTCGCGCATATCGCCGGCCGGCACGATCCGCGCGACGCGGTGTTTGTCGATGGCTGGACCGGCAAGGGGGCGATTGCCGGCGAACTTCGCGCGGCCCTGACCAATGCGCCATTCGGCTTCACACCGGACTTAGCCGTGATTGCTGACCCTGCAGGACAGGCAGACATCGCCGCGACGGCGGATGATTATCTGATCGCCTCGGGCTTGCTGAACGGCATCGTTTCGGGCCTGGTCAGTCGCTCGATCCTCAACGCCGCGTCGGTGGGGCCGGGCGATTTCCACGCCTGTGTCACCTACCCGCAATATGCCGGTGCTGATCTCTCACGTGCCTTCGTGGACACGATCGCGCCGTTGGCCGCTGCGGCGATACCGCAACCGGTAGACGGGCACGGCGCCCGCCGAGCGGCGCTGAAACAGGAATGCGAGGCGATGATGCGGCAGTTGCTGGCGGAAAGCGGAACGCGTGACCGCAACCGGATCAAGCCCGGCATAGCCGAAGCGACGCGCGCCCTGCTGCGGCGGGTGCCGGAACGGCTGCTGGTTCGCGATTTCGAGGACGCCGATGTGGGGCACTTGCTCCATCTCGCCGCCGCGCATGCCATTCCGGTCGATACGCTGGGCGGGGAATCGCAGTATCGCGCGGTCGCAATTATCCGTAGCCTGGGCGACGACGCATGA
- a CDS encoding MATE family efflux transporter has protein sequence MDNPDTDFAVENDRDVMPRNKQHINLSDPNLSSLMLRLAIPSIIGLSINASQQVVNFVFVGALGVQAMAAVSMTLPIVVLLTAVGQGIGVGTASFISRHFGAGDYLEASRGASTALALAAPIGITLTVALLLNLRGIFVTLGATPTIAPMALDYAATLLFGYTVMLLNMVSGFIVRAEGNTRFSMWTMMTAFILNAVLDPVFIFLLDLGVRGAALATLVSQIAAISLYIAYFMNDRGTVRVRASHISARGDRIRQLAFIGAPASITSILSAVSFMLLYGAAAPFGDDSIAAVGIAVRLLTIGALPVTGFCIGSQAVLGFGWGARDFARVLKAAKLMLSMTVALSVAYSAAIVIFARPLVGLFSDSENVTKIAVSTCIVFHLFFGLFGIQSVVTTMLQSFGRARLSAVVSLARQGYLFIPAVLLFPLMWGFNGLLASQAIAELGTGMIALFVMFHQFAQIGRALRHPASKAIEIAG, from the coding sequence ATGGATAATCCAGATACGGATTTCGCCGTCGAGAACGATCGCGATGTAATGCCAAGGAATAAGCAGCACATCAATCTATCGGACCCCAACCTTTCGAGCCTTATGCTGCGGCTCGCCATTCCGTCTATTATTGGCTTATCGATCAACGCGTCTCAGCAGGTCGTCAACTTTGTCTTTGTTGGCGCACTTGGCGTGCAGGCGATGGCAGCTGTCAGCATGACCTTGCCCATCGTGGTCTTGCTTACGGCAGTCGGACAGGGAATCGGGGTTGGAACAGCGTCGTTCATATCTCGTCATTTTGGCGCTGGTGACTACCTGGAGGCGAGCCGAGGCGCGAGCACCGCGCTCGCGCTCGCCGCGCCAATCGGCATCACCTTGACTGTCGCTTTGCTTCTAAACCTGCGAGGGATCTTTGTAACGCTCGGAGCAACTCCAACCATTGCGCCCATGGCGCTCGACTACGCGGCGACGCTTTTGTTCGGGTACACCGTGATGCTTCTAAACATGGTCAGCGGCTTCATCGTCAGAGCCGAGGGTAACACACGATTCAGCATGTGGACGATGATGACCGCCTTCATCCTGAACGCGGTGCTCGATCCGGTCTTCATATTCTTACTAGACTTGGGCGTGCGAGGCGCAGCCCTCGCAACGCTGGTATCTCAGATCGCAGCCATAAGCCTCTATATCGCGTATTTTATGAATGATCGCGGAACAGTCCGCGTCAGGGCATCTCACATCTCGGCGCGAGGAGATCGCATCAGACAGCTCGCATTCATAGGGGCGCCGGCGAGTATAACCAGCATTTTATCTGCCGTTAGCTTTATGCTCTTATACGGAGCTGCTGCGCCGTTCGGCGACGATTCGATCGCCGCCGTGGGAATAGCTGTGCGATTGCTGACGATCGGCGCACTGCCTGTCACCGGCTTCTGTATAGGCTCTCAAGCCGTCCTGGGTTTCGGTTGGGGCGCACGAGACTTTGCTCGCGTATTGAAGGCTGCGAAGTTGATGCTTTCGATGACTGTCGCTCTTTCCGTTGCCTATTCTGCGGCCATTGTGATTTTTGCCCGGCCCTTGGTCGGGCTGTTCAGTGATAGCGAGAATGTCACGAAAATTGCGGTCTCGACCTGCATCGTCTTCCATCTCTTTTTTGGGCTTTTTGGTATTCAGAGCGTCGTGACAACGATGCTTCAGTCGTTCGGGAGAGCACGACTCAGTGCAGTTGTTTCGTTGGCGAGGCAGGGATATCTCTTCATACCGGCCGTACTGCTGTTCCCGCTCATGTGGGGTTTCAACGGACTTTTGGCCAGTCAAGCAATCGCTGAGCTGGGCACCGGAATGATCGCGCTATTTGTCATGTTCCACCAATTCGCTCAGATCGGACGAGCGCTCCGGCACCCCGCTTCAAAAGCGATCGAGATCGCGGGTTGA
- a CDS encoding AMP-binding protein, with product MLIYTSSSTGKAKGVLIPESAILNRLHWMWRRFPFDSTDVIAVQKSASLVASAWEYLGGLLRGVPALILTQEQLLDPDLLLCTLARHRVTRLFASPPLLSGLIASQERHPQPTTLRLVTSSAEPMPSSLPVRWRAHFPDVPLWNFYGATECASNAAVYDTSDHDGSSLVPVGRPIDNVKLYVLDAHLKRVPVGASGELCIAGRCLSAGYWQDQDRTNRCFVPNPHDHGQYSVLYRTGDIARISTSGLLQIFGRSDNQIKVRGFRIELEEVETALESHPAIAKAAVFAEGMDDQRRLSASVVPARESLSSGDLVTHLRQTLPSYMIPSAFRLVDSIPLTASGKVDRARLSSVPYREFGPSRSAEPCTREELILAGIWQDLLGAKRVGIDRSFFDIGGNSLLSVRCVTLARKAGLNLTVNQLYRTPTIRELAAAGAAVTLHSSPSADGSLRVTPAISSWNRLSGFDEHFNIGDLFFLPGVVLNITLLERALTQVIDRHEGLRLRITRIDDGLRLTIKPSVAQRLVEEIDLVGMTGLQQREAIESISARRQHTFRFDGQTSLVHVTAFRTSERGDYYLLVLMHHFVADGIGYRLFLEALDAAYNALASGHAVSGPESIQTLSGWLKRLEHYANSEAPTELKYWESIDYDQFDLHVSDTSSGGASFSEVSARELYYARLEGRTDEANCQALWEDQAKYHFEIDRIATADLLNIAARSADCQDFDVFLAAISGSFGRVFGNYSLWIDSLISTRGRLFDDLDPSQIIGVVSEMVPLPLILARSDLRADRARSIYRQRNAMPRSGIGFRAMKFLNRDPAVRSRIDRLPLPKIGLNYRAGLQRHFPRRLLTKAPSPLWIGQDVDEAAVKYLFWFRVGYRDGRLQIDTTYNSTKLGYEMTRNLCTVLQRELLQTIKEFGKVDDAVIHG from the coding sequence TTGCTTATATACACGTCATCTTCAACCGGAAAGGCGAAGGGGGTTCTTATACCAGAGTCGGCAATTCTCAATCGATTGCACTGGATGTGGCGACGCTTTCCCTTCGATAGTACAGACGTCATAGCTGTCCAGAAGTCCGCATCACTTGTCGCCTCCGCTTGGGAGTACCTTGGGGGACTTCTGAGAGGTGTACCCGCGCTGATCCTGACCCAAGAGCAGTTGCTGGATCCAGATCTATTGTTGTGCACGCTGGCTAGACATCGCGTGACACGCTTATTTGCCTCGCCGCCGCTTTTGTCCGGCCTCATTGCTTCCCAGGAACGGCACCCGCAACCGACGACCTTGCGGTTGGTTACAAGCAGCGCTGAACCGATGCCTTCCTCGCTCCCCGTTCGCTGGCGTGCGCATTTCCCGGACGTGCCCTTGTGGAACTTCTATGGTGCTACGGAATGTGCATCCAATGCAGCAGTCTATGATACGTCGGACCACGACGGCTCGTCGCTCGTCCCTGTTGGGCGTCCAATCGATAACGTCAAGCTCTACGTGCTCGATGCTCATTTGAAGAGAGTCCCTGTCGGAGCTTCTGGCGAATTGTGCATCGCGGGACGCTGCTTGAGCGCTGGGTACTGGCAGGATCAAGATCGGACCAACCGCTGTTTCGTACCCAATCCGCATGATCACGGACAATACAGCGTTCTTTATCGAACTGGCGATATCGCACGCATCTCAACCAGCGGTCTCCTCCAGATTTTCGGCCGCTCGGACAACCAGATCAAGGTTCGCGGCTTTCGTATCGAGCTGGAGGAGGTCGAAACAGCCCTCGAGTCACATCCGGCAATCGCAAAGGCTGCAGTCTTCGCAGAGGGCATGGATGACCAGCGTCGCTTGAGCGCAAGCGTGGTTCCGGCTCGCGAAAGTCTAAGTTCTGGAGATCTTGTCACCCACCTGCGCCAAACATTGCCATCCTACATGATTCCCTCCGCCTTCCGTTTGGTTGACAGCATCCCCCTTACGGCGAGTGGAAAGGTAGATCGAGCTCGATTGTCGTCCGTTCCTTACCGCGAATTCGGGCCTTCTCGATCTGCTGAACCTTGCACGAGGGAGGAGCTTATCCTTGCTGGGATCTGGCAGGATCTATTAGGCGCTAAGCGGGTCGGAATCGATCGGAGCTTCTTTGATATCGGCGGAAACTCGCTTCTGAGCGTGCGCTGCGTCACGCTGGCGCGCAAAGCGGGGTTAAATCTCACTGTCAATCAACTCTATCGAACACCCACCATCAGGGAATTGGCGGCAGCGGGAGCGGCGGTTACACTGCATAGCTCCCCTTCCGCAGATGGCTCATTGCGAGTTACCCCCGCAATCTCATCTTGGAACCGTCTTTCAGGCTTTGACGAGCATTTCAACATCGGCGATCTGTTCTTCTTGCCCGGCGTGGTCCTGAATATCACGCTCCTGGAGCGTGCCCTTACCCAGGTCATAGACAGGCACGAAGGCCTCAGACTCCGTATTACCCGAATCGACGATGGTCTACGCCTGACAATAAAACCTTCTGTGGCCCAACGCCTCGTTGAGGAAATCGATCTTGTCGGAATGACCGGCCTACAGCAGCGTGAGGCCATCGAAAGCATCTCTGCAAGACGTCAACATACCTTTCGGTTTGATGGCCAGACGTCTCTTGTTCACGTCACGGCGTTCCGCACATCGGAAAGGGGCGATTACTATCTGCTGGTCTTGATGCATCATTTTGTGGCGGACGGGATAGGCTATCGATTGTTCTTGGAAGCATTGGATGCGGCGTACAACGCCCTTGCCTCAGGCCACGCCGTGAGCGGTCCCGAGAGCATACAAACGCTCTCTGGATGGTTGAAGCGCCTCGAGCACTACGCTAACAGCGAAGCGCCAACCGAACTCAAATACTGGGAGAGCATCGACTACGATCAGTTCGATTTGCACGTCAGCGACACTTCATCGGGCGGCGCGAGCTTTTCGGAAGTGAGTGCGAGAGAGCTTTACTATGCACGTCTTGAAGGCCGCACGGATGAGGCGAACTGCCAAGCGCTTTGGGAAGATCAGGCCAAGTACCATTTCGAGATTGATAGAATCGCCACAGCTGATCTCCTCAATATTGCAGCCAGATCTGCGGACTGTCAGGACTTTGATGTGTTTCTTGCCGCCATATCTGGTTCCTTTGGACGCGTTTTCGGCAACTATTCGCTCTGGATTGATAGCCTTATTTCAACCAGAGGTCGGCTCTTTGATGATCTCGATCCATCTCAGATTATCGGGGTTGTCAGCGAGATGGTTCCGCTTCCCTTGATTCTCGCGAGATCGGATCTCCGTGCCGATCGTGCTCGTTCAATATATCGCCAGCGCAATGCCATGCCCCGCAGCGGCATAGGCTTTCGGGCCATGAAATTCCTAAATCGAGATCCAGCCGTGCGGAGCCGGATCGATCGCCTGCCCTTACCCAAAATTGGATTGAATTATCGAGCGGGTTTGCAGCGCCACTTTCCACGACGTCTCCTAACCAAGGCACCTTCTCCACTCTGGATTGGCCAAGATGTAGATGAGGCGGCTGTGAAATACCTCTTTTGGTTCAGAGTCGGATATCGAGACGGCCGTCTACAGATCGATACGACGTACAATTCGACCAAGCTCGGCTATGAAATGACCCGCAATCTTTGCACGGTGTTGCAACGGGAGCTGTTGCAGACGATCAAGGAATTCGGAAAAGTGGACGACGCAGTAATCCATGGATAA